From Polynucleobacter sp. JS-JIR-II-b4, a single genomic window includes:
- a CDS encoding rhodanese-like domain-containing protein — MKLKIGHQELIQEAMAEIETLSVEKASDLLVDPNVVFVDIRDVRELEREGMIPNAIHAPRGMLEFWVDPDSPYYKPIFGEGKRLVLYCASAWRSALATQTLQRMGVPNICHLEGGFSAWRKAQLPVAEKASKSHSG; from the coding sequence GTGAAATTAAAGATTGGGCATCAAGAACTCATTCAGGAGGCAATGGCTGAAATTGAGACTCTATCCGTGGAAAAGGCGTCAGATTTACTGGTGGATCCAAATGTGGTGTTTGTAGATATACGAGATGTTCGTGAATTAGAGCGTGAGGGCATGATTCCGAATGCGATCCATGCCCCCAGGGGGATGTTGGAGTTTTGGGTTGACCCAGATAGCCCTTATTACAAGCCAATCTTTGGCGAAGGCAAGAGGCTGGTGTTGTATTGCGCCTCGGCTTGGCGTTCGGCCTTAGCAACGCAAACTCTCCAGAGAATGGGCGTACCCAACATTTGTCACTTAGAAGGCGGCTTTAGTGCTTGGAGGAAGGCGCAATTACCCGTTGCAGAAAAAGCAAGCAAATCCCATTCGGGTTAA
- a CDS encoding OsmC family protein, with product MRKVVSQFGQGPLQQKLTAGDLHFLSDAEVSKGGSDTGPSPHEYLGAALAACTSMTLKMYAGRKEMKLDNAIVTVDIERHDDVETFSREIQLQGNLSAEEKERLLEIAHKCPIHKALAGQIQIKTQLVN from the coding sequence ATGAGAAAAGTAGTTTCACAGTTTGGCCAAGGCCCTCTTCAGCAGAAATTGACTGCTGGTGATTTACATTTTTTGTCTGATGCAGAAGTTTCTAAAGGTGGCTCTGATACTGGCCCAAGTCCTCACGAATATCTTGGCGCTGCTTTGGCAGCCTGCACCTCAATGACTTTAAAGATGTACGCTGGGCGTAAAGAAATGAAATTAGACAATGCGATCGTAACTGTGGATATCGAGCGGCATGATGATGTTGAAACATTCTCCCGCGAGATTCAGTTGCAAGGCAACTTGAGTGCTGAAGAAAAAGAGCGCTTACTTGAGATTGCACATAAATGCCCAATCCATAAAGCATTAGCAGGACAGATTCAAATAAAAACCCAGCTGGTAAATTAA
- a CDS encoding Rap1a/Tai family immunity protein produces the protein MKKILIALAALAAFSGLAQAQETIKVLSTQELANVCKLPASPESRSFCIGFTTSVYETYLATRHPQRAKPFICVKQPAPARDEVIGDFVKFANSTPQVADKPAAGVFLGFLASRFPCARK, from the coding sequence ATGAAAAAAATCCTCATCGCATTGGCCGCTTTAGCTGCATTTTCCGGTCTTGCCCAAGCACAAGAAACCATCAAGGTATTAAGCACACAAGAACTCGCGAATGTTTGCAAACTCCCTGCAAGCCCAGAATCCCGTAGCTTCTGTATTGGCTTCACTACTTCTGTTTATGAAACGTATTTAGCTACTCGTCACCCACAACGTGCAAAGCCATTTATTTGCGTTAAACAACCCGCTCCAGCGCGTGATGAGGTCATTGGTGATTTTGTGAAGTTTGCAAACAGCACTCCACAAGTTGCAGACAAACCAGCAGCAGGCGTTTTCTTGGGCTTCTTAGCTTCACGCTTCCCTTGCGCCAGAAAATAA
- a CDS encoding ammonium transporter has protein sequence METLKSGSDALFILLGAIMVLAMHAGFAFLELGTVRKKNQVNALVKILVDFAVSTIAYFFIGYSIAYGVNFFSGAELLAEKNGYELVKFFFLLTFAAAIPAIISGGIAERAKFNPQLVATFILVGFVYPFFEGIAWNQHYGIQAWIKGFTGEEFHDFAGSVVVHAVGGWIALPAVILLGARRGRYTKEGQISAHPPSSIPFLALGAWILAVGWFGFNVMSAQTIDKISGLVAMNSLMAMVGGTLAAWAVGRNDPGFTYNGPLAGLVAVCAGSDLMHPLGALFVGLVAGALFVYMFTLVQNRWKIDDVLGVWPLHGLCGLWGGLAAGIFGTKALGGIGGVTFTGQLIGSALGVGIALLGGFIVYGALKAVLGIRMSQEEEFEGADLSVHRISSTPDREPNW, from the coding sequence ATGGAAACTTTGAAATCTGGAAGTGATGCTTTATTTATCTTGCTTGGCGCCATCATGGTTCTTGCCATGCATGCAGGCTTCGCATTCTTGGAGTTAGGAACGGTTCGGAAGAAGAACCAAGTCAATGCCTTAGTCAAAATCTTGGTGGACTTTGCGGTCTCAACAATTGCCTATTTCTTTATTGGCTACAGCATTGCTTATGGTGTGAACTTTTTCTCCGGAGCAGAGTTGTTAGCGGAGAAGAATGGCTACGAGTTAGTCAAATTTTTCTTCTTGCTGACTTTTGCTGCTGCTATCCCTGCCATTATTTCTGGTGGCATTGCAGAGCGCGCTAAATTTAATCCACAACTAGTGGCTACTTTTATATTGGTGGGTTTTGTCTACCCCTTCTTTGAAGGTATTGCTTGGAATCAACATTACGGCATTCAAGCTTGGATCAAAGGCTTTACTGGTGAAGAGTTTCATGACTTTGCTGGGTCGGTAGTAGTTCATGCGGTAGGTGGTTGGATTGCCTTGCCTGCTGTTATTTTGCTGGGCGCGCGCCGAGGCCGTTACACAAAAGAAGGTCAAATCTCGGCTCATCCGCCATCAAGCATTCCTTTCTTAGCCCTGGGTGCTTGGATCTTGGCAGTGGGTTGGTTTGGTTTTAATGTGATGAGTGCACAAACGATCGACAAGATCAGCGGTTTGGTTGCGATGAACTCGTTGATGGCAATGGTTGGTGGAACATTGGCTGCTTGGGCAGTGGGTCGTAACGATCCCGGCTTTACATACAACGGGCCACTTGCTGGTTTGGTTGCAGTGTGTGCAGGGTCAGACTTAATGCATCCTCTTGGCGCTTTGTTTGTTGGCTTAGTTGCCGGTGCATTGTTTGTATATATGTTTACCTTGGTTCAAAACCGCTGGAAGATTGATGATGTTCTCGGTGTTTGGCCTTTGCATGGCTTGTGCGGTCTTTGGGGCGGATTAGCTGCCGGCATCTTCGGCACCAAAGCTCTAGGTGGAATTGGTGGCGTTACCTTTACTGGTCAGCTAATTGGAAGTGCCTTAGGCGTTGGAATTGCATTGCTTGGCGGCTTTATTGTCTATGGCGCCCTGAAAGCGGTCCTAGGCATTCGGATGTCTCAAGAAGAAGAATTTGAAGGTGCGGATTTAAGTGTGCACCGTATTTCTTCTACACCCGATCGCGAGCCAAACTGGTAA
- a CDS encoding glycine zipper domain-containing protein — MKKIIAITAATLAIAGCSNMSNTEQRTLSGAGIGAAAGAVGTAIFHGNPIWGAVGGAAVGAASGYVYDAYKKNEAANYNSGYNAGKNNQPAQAPN; from the coding sequence ATGAAAAAAATTATCGCAATTACCGCAGCAACTTTAGCAATCGCTGGTTGCTCAAACATGAGCAACACAGAACAACGCACACTTTCAGGCGCAGGCATTGGCGCAGCTGCTGGTGCTGTTGGCACCGCAATCTTTCACGGCAATCCTATTTGGGGCGCAGTTGGTGGTGCAGCAGTTGGTGCAGCATCTGGCTATGTCTATGATGCATACAAGAAAAATGAAGCTGCTAATTACAACTCCGGTTATAACGCTGGTAAAAATAATCAGCCAGCTCAGGCACCTAATTAA
- the miaB gene encoding tRNA (N6-isopentenyl adenosine(37)-C2)-methylthiotransferase MiaB — MKKLYIKTFGCQMNEYDSGKMADLLHADEGMVMTDRPEDADVVLLNTCSIREKAEDKVFSDLGRLRELKKTKPDLLIGVGGCVASQEGQQIVSRAPYVDVVFGPQTLHRLSDLIAQRRKTGVSQVDISFPEIEKFDHLPVSRQTRGSAYVSIMEGCSKYCSYCVVPYTRGEEVSRPFDDVLTEVAGLASKGVKEIVLLGQNVNAYLGKMGDTEEIADFALLIEYIAEIPGVERIRFTTSHPKEFTQRLIDVYAKVPKLVSHLHLPVQHGSDSMLSAMKRGYTALEFKSIIRKMRAVRPDLTLSSDFIVGFPGETEADFEKLLKMVKELNFDNSFCFIFSPRPGTPAANLHDDTPYEVKLKRLQTLLALVEGQANQISQKMLGNTERVLIEGLAKDGVNLQGRAENNRVIHFTAPDQDIESLIGQFVDIRITEVLNYTLRGELVEAHVSQ; from the coding sequence ATGAAAAAGCTCTATATCAAAACCTTTGGCTGTCAAATGAACGAGTACGACTCGGGAAAAATGGCAGACCTCCTACATGCCGATGAAGGCATGGTCATGACGGATCGCCCTGAAGATGCCGACGTGGTTCTTCTCAACACCTGCTCTATTCGCGAAAAAGCGGAAGACAAAGTCTTTTCAGATTTGGGACGGTTACGTGAACTCAAAAAAACGAAGCCCGACTTACTAATTGGCGTTGGTGGCTGCGTTGCCAGCCAAGAAGGCCAACAAATTGTTAGTCGTGCTCCTTACGTCGATGTTGTGTTTGGACCTCAAACACTCCATCGCCTATCCGACCTCATTGCACAGCGTCGCAAAACTGGAGTCTCTCAAGTAGATATCTCTTTCCCCGAAATCGAAAAGTTTGATCATCTTCCTGTATCTCGCCAAACCCGTGGCTCGGCATACGTTTCCATCATGGAAGGTTGCTCCAAGTATTGCAGCTACTGTGTTGTGCCCTATACGCGCGGCGAAGAAGTCTCCAGGCCTTTTGATGATGTGCTGACTGAAGTAGCAGGCCTTGCTAGCAAAGGCGTCAAAGAAATTGTTCTGCTTGGTCAAAACGTAAACGCCTACCTTGGCAAGATGGGCGACACTGAAGAAATCGCTGACTTTGCTCTATTAATTGAATACATTGCTGAAATTCCTGGAGTTGAGCGAATTCGCTTTACTACTAGCCATCCTAAAGAATTTACACAACGACTCATCGACGTCTACGCCAAAGTACCTAAGCTTGTTAGCCACCTGCATCTGCCTGTACAACATGGCTCTGATTCCATGCTCTCAGCGATGAAGCGCGGCTATACAGCCTTAGAGTTCAAGAGCATTATTCGTAAGATGCGCGCTGTTCGTCCCGACCTGACACTGTCGAGTGATTTCATCGTGGGCTTTCCAGGTGAAACTGAGGCTGACTTTGAGAAGCTACTCAAAATGGTTAAGGAGCTGAACTTTGATAACAGCTTTTGTTTTATCTTTAGCCCACGTCCAGGAACGCCTGCGGCAAACCTTCACGATGACACGCCTTACGAGGTAAAACTCAAACGCCTCCAAACTTTATTGGCATTGGTTGAGGGGCAGGCAAATCAAATTAGCCAAAAAATGCTGGGTAATACCGAAAGAGTATTAATTGAGGGTCTTGCTAAGGATGGCGTCAACTTACAAGGTCGCGCTGAAAATAATCGCGTCATTCATTTCACGGCACCCGATCAAGATATTGAAAGTCTCATTGGTCAATTCGTAGACATTCGCATTACGGAAGTTCTGAACTACACCCTCAGAGGCGAGTTGGTAGAAGCCCATGTCAGTCAATAA
- a CDS encoding putative Na+/H+ antiporter — MNFTPTELGASIIFAIAVLHTFCTGYFETIAKKSPRHAGLWHLLGEVEIVFGFWAAILVIFISLYDDLGTAKNFLNKRNFTEPLFVFAIMIVAGTKPILYFSTQILHVLANGLQYLLRIRSAPALYFLILGATPLLGSLITEPAAMTLAAFLLRDLVYRHQCSKALLFGTLGVLFVNISIGGTLTNFAAPPVLMVASTWGWSSAFMFSNFGLESCIAIFINALAATLLFHRQLIEPNTDKREVKIPLAVILTHLIFLFGVVFFAHDPIIFTWILLFFIGYTTAYPKHQSPLILKEALLVGFFLGGLVVLGALQGWWLQPILEMMSPTAGFYGSLVLTAFTDNAALTYLGSLVTGTSPEFKLALVGGAVAGGGLTVIANAPNPAGIAILRSHFPGHTVSALYLLMAAIPPTIVAILAYRLI, encoded by the coding sequence ATGAACTTTACCCCCACAGAACTTGGTGCGAGCATTATTTTTGCAATTGCTGTTTTGCATACCTTTTGCACAGGTTATTTTGAAACGATTGCTAAAAAATCTCCTAGGCATGCCGGTCTTTGGCATCTGCTTGGCGAAGTAGAAATTGTTTTTGGTTTTTGGGCTGCCATATTGGTTATTTTTATTTCCTTATATGACGACTTAGGGACTGCTAAGAACTTTCTGAATAAACGTAATTTCACCGAACCACTCTTTGTCTTTGCCATCATGATTGTGGCCGGCACAAAACCCATTCTGTATTTTTCTACGCAAATTTTGCATGTGCTGGCCAATGGCCTGCAATACCTTTTGCGCATCAGAAGTGCTCCTGCCTTATATTTTTTAATCCTAGGCGCTACGCCCCTCCTTGGCTCTTTGATTACCGAACCTGCAGCAATGACTCTGGCTGCTTTTTTATTGCGCGATCTTGTCTATCGTCACCAATGTTCTAAAGCGCTTCTGTTTGGCACGCTTGGCGTGCTCTTTGTGAACATCTCCATTGGAGGCACACTCACCAACTTTGCTGCTCCGCCTGTTCTCATGGTGGCCTCTACCTGGGGATGGAGTTCAGCATTTATGTTTAGCAACTTTGGTCTAGAGTCTTGCATTGCAATCTTCATCAATGCTCTGGCAGCAACTCTTTTATTTCATCGCCAATTAATTGAACCCAATACCGATAAAAGGGAAGTAAAAATTCCTTTAGCGGTCATTTTGACGCACCTGATTTTTTTATTTGGAGTGGTTTTCTTTGCGCATGATCCAATTATTTTCACGTGGATTCTGCTCTTCTTTATTGGTTACACCACAGCATATCCAAAACATCAAAGCCCCCTCATTCTGAAAGAAGCGCTTTTAGTGGGATTCTTCCTGGGTGGCTTAGTAGTATTGGGTGCATTACAAGGATGGTGGCTGCAACCCATTCTTGAAATGATGAGTCCTACCGCAGGCTTTTATGGCAGTCTTGTTTTGACTGCTTTCACTGACAATGCGGCACTCACCTATTTAGGATCATTGGTAACCGGCACCTCACCAGAGTTCAAACTAGCATTAGTGGGTGGAGCAGTTGCTGGTGGCGGCCTCACCGTCATTGCTAATGCTCCCAACCCAGCAGGTATTGCAATCTTGCGTAGCCACTTTCCTGGACATACGGTTTCAGCACTATATCTATTGATGGCAGCTATTCCGCCCACTATCGTGGCAATTTTGGCTTACAGGCTCATATAA